In a genomic window of Saccharomyces kudriavzevii IFO 1802 strain IFO1802 genome assembly, chromosome: 2:
- the NPL4 gene encoding nuclear protein localization protein 4 (similar to Saccharomyces cerevisiae NPL4 (YBR170C); ancestral locus Anc_8.589): MLIRFRSKKGIHRVSCEENELFGAVIEKLLGNLGPNADVDTFTVCEKPGQNVHAVSELANQTVTDLGLKHGDMLMLDYSNKPGNETSDAGVGIRSIDIGEKNNPRHGSASLRSKELDVDEVLEKENGLIPRQRSKLCKHGDRGMCEYCSPLPPWDKEYHEKNKIKHISFHSYLKKLNENANKKENGSSYIAPLSEPDFRINKRCHNGHEPWPRGICSKCQPSAITLQQQEFRMVDHVEFQKSEIINEFIQAWRCTGMQRFAYMYGSYSKYDNTPLGLKAVVEAIYEPPQHDEQDGLTMDVEQVKEEMLQIDTQAQAMGLSRIGLIFTDLSDAGTGDGSVFCKRHKDSFFLSSLEVIMSARHQTRHPNVSKYSEQGIFSSKFVTCVISGNLKGEIDISSYQVSTDAEALVTADMISASTYPSMAYINDTTDERYVPEIFYMKSNEYGITVKENAKPAFPVEYLLVTLTHGFPKDDSETNPKFVTSAGFPWTNRQAMGQSQDYQELKNYLFQVASSGDFNLLHEKISSFHLLLYINSLQILSPDEWQLLVESAVKTEWEEPLLKLISSAGWQTLVMILQESG, encoded by the coding sequence ATGCTTATTAGATTTAGATCAAAAAAAGGTATTCATAGAGTTTCCTGCGAAGAAAACGAGCTTTTTGGAGCGGTCATTGAAAAGCTGTTAGGCAATTTAGGCCCCAATGCCGATGTCGACACATTTACGGTTTGTGAAAAGCCTGGCCAAAACGTCCATGCCGTTTCGGAACTAGCTAATCAAACAGTGACAGACCTCGGTCTGAAGCATGGCGACATGCTGATGCTCGACTATTCGAACAAGCCCGGTAATGAAACAAGTGATGCCGGTGTCGGAATCAGATCCATAGATATTGGTGAAAAGAACAACCCTCGACATGGTTCTGCTTCGCTAAGGAGCAAAGAACTCGATGTCGACGAGGTACTGGAGAAAGAGAACGGTTTAATCCCTCGTCAAAGGTCGAAACTTTGCAAGCATGGTGATAGAGGAATGTGCGAATATTGTTCACCTTTACCTCCTTGGGATAAAGAATATcatgagaaaaataaaatcaaacatATATCGTTTCAttcatatttgaaaaaattgaatgaaaatgctAACAAGAAAGAGAACGGGAGCTCCTACATTGCACCACTCTCGGAACCAGATTTTAGAATCAACAAGCGCTGCCATAATGGTCACGAACCGTGGCCTCGAGGAATATGTTCCAAATGTCAGCCATCAGCGATTACTTTACAACAGCAAGAATTCAGAATGGTAGATCACGTCGAATTCCAGAAAAGTGAAATAATCAATGAATTTATCCAAGCGTGGAGATGCACTGGTATGCAGAGGTTTGCCTATATGTACGGCTCTTACTCTAAATATGATAACACGCCCTTAGGTTTAAAGGCCGTTGTAGAGGCGATATATGAACCTCCTCAACACGATGAACAAGACGGATTAACCATGGATGTCGAACAAGTCAAGGAAGAGATGCTACAGATTGACACACAAGCTCAAGCAATGGGGCTTTCGCGTATTGGGCTAATATTCACAGACTTATCTGACGCAGGGACAGGCGATGGATCTGTTTTTTGTAAAAGGCACaaagattcttttttcctctcaTCATTGGAAGTTATCATGTCTGCTAGACATCAAACCAGGCATCCTAATGTAAGCAAATATAGCGAGcaaggaattttttcttccaagtTTGTCACGTGCGTCATATCTGGTAATTTGAAAGGGGAAATTGATATTTCAAGCTACCAGGTTTCCACTGATGCTGAAGCATTAGTCACTGCAGACATGATAAGTGCGTCCACGTATCCTTCAATGGCATATATCAATGACACCACCGATGAAAGATACGTGCCTGAAATCTTCTACATGAAGTCTAATGAGTACGGTATAACAGTAAAGGAGAATGCTAAGCCTGCATTCCCTGTAGAATACCTTCTAGTAACATTGACCCACGGTTTCCCTAAGGATGATTCGGAAACGAATCCAAAATTCGTTACTTCTGCCGGATTTCCGTGGACCAACAGACAAGCTATGGGACAGTCTCAAGATTATCAAGAACTGAAAAACTACTTATTTCAAGTAGCTTCAAGCGGCGATTTCAATCTATTGCATGAAAAGATCTCAAGCTTCCACTTGCTGCTATATATAAACTCCCTGCAAATACTTTCTCCAGACGAGTGGCAGCTATTAGTAGAATCTGCCGTGAAAACTGAATGGGAAGAACCCTTACTGAAGCTTATCTCTTCAGCCGGTTGGCAAACGCTAGTAATGATTCTTCAGGAAAGTGGTTAA
- the SEC66 gene encoding Sec63 complex subunit SEC66 (similar to Saccharomyces cerevisiae SEC66 (YBR171W); ancestral locus Anc_8.588): MSGFNETKFANNGTFFETEEPIVETKSISVYTPLIYVFILVVSLVMFASSYRKKQAKKISEQPSIFDENDAHDLYLQVKEMSENEKIHEKVLKAALLNRGAESIRRSLKLKELAPQINLLYKNGSIGEDYWKRFETEVKLIELEFKDTLQEAERLQPGWIQLFVMVCKEICFNQALSRRYQSILKRKEVCIEEWELKINNDGRLVD; this comes from the coding sequence ATGTCAGGATTCAATGAAACTAAATTCGCTAACAATGGGACGTTTTTTGAAACGGAGGAACCAATTGTAGAGACGAAATCAATCTCCGTTTACACCCCACTCATATATGTCTTTATTCTCGTGGTGTCTCTAGTGATGTTCGCCTCAAGCtacagaaaaaagcagGCCAAAAAGATTAGCGAACAGCCATCCATCTTTGACGAAAATGATGCTCACGACTTGTATCTTCAAGTAAAGGAAATGAgcgaaaatgaaaagattcACGAGAAGGTCTTGAAAGCTGCCTTATTGAATAGAGGTGCAGAATCTATTAGACGATCAttaaaattgaaggaattaGCTCCTCAAATCAACCTTTTATACAAAAACGGTTCGATCGGGGAAGACTACTGGAAGAGGTTTGAAACCGAAGTTAAATTAATTGAGCTGGAATTCAAAGATACCCTTCAAGAAGCTGAAAGATTACAACCAGGTTGGATCCAATTGTTTGTCATGGTCTGTAAAGAGATTTGCTTCAATCAGGCTCTATCTAGGCGTTATcaatcaattttgaaacGCAAAGAAGTTTGTATCGAAGAATGGGagttgaaaataaataatgatGGAAGATTAGTCGATTAG
- the SMY2 gene encoding Smy2p (similar to Saccharomyces cerevisiae SMY2 (YBR172C) and SYH1 (YPL105C); ancestral locus Anc_8.587) codes for MIAPDSQRLFGSFDEQFEDLKLDSADPQSKRTSTAFTTMDSCQPKINNNNSNGGIGAGVNGVPGSTFRSNTPLLGGRHPLSRTSSLIDSIGIQRAASPFTSAKEPFIPQSSGVTGPSFWHGEHAESRVSTPVQQHPLLQRNESTSSFSYAANLGMNLSTHSLAVDITPLGTPTVAQSHASLFPSSDISPALDINGISHFPTQISIESSWKYIDTQGQTHGPFTTQLMSQWYIGGYFASTLQISRVGNTPETLGINDVFITLGELMTKLQKYDTDPFSTFDKVHAQSTNPDLISLNLAPYPNEVTAVTTDTIQATENDFFKPLTHENIWDMDGGTTTKEVDIKLGSVAAADQRNITPKSEHKSANAIEARRKEKAEAMAKALLEEQERRNQELKRKEEVQLLKKQRQKEEQELLKKLKEERELLKKQKERETLESERQRQVEKTNKAMQARAEVSKISKDLPSLNALKAKSIPWASKVKIDSPVETIVKNGVSSNETKKEESTNLQQRNIKEEKQKQESKFVLNWANKSSPPPDQTIDIKSQFQKNVKNVNVNVKETPSLKELEDPNFIEEQKKLWEKVQSSSRQIRSTNPASTPTTSWTTVTSKAKTAIGTVVSSSKANTGSNSSTTITTNTTPTASTFASLNSVSPRQEFIRWCKSQMKLNSGITNNNVLELLLSLPTGPESKELIQETIYANSDVMDGRRFATEFIRRRAECEKQGSDPLSWNEALALSGNDDDDWEFQVVSKKKGRKH; via the coding sequence ATGATTGCACCAGACTCTCAAAGATTATTCGGTTCCTTTGATGAACAATTTGAGGATTTAAAACTTGACTCGGCTGATCCACAGAGCAAAAGAACTAGCACTGCATTCACCACTATGGATTCCTGTCAACCCAAGAttaataacaacaatagtAATGGTGGTATTGGTGCGGGCGTGAACGGTGTTCCTGGATCTACATTTAGGTCGAACACACCTCTCTTAGGAGGTCGACACCCGCTTAGTAGGACATCTTCTTTGATCGATTCTATTGGCATACAACGCGCGGCCTCGCCGTTTACTTCCGCCAAAGAGCCATTCATTCCTCAAAGTTCAGGGGTCACGGGACCCTCCTTTTGGCATGGTGAACATGCTGAATCGCGGGTTAGTACGCCTGTTCAGCAGCACCCGTTACTGCAGAGAAACGAGTccacttcttcttttagcTACGCTGCTAATCTTGGCATGAATTTGAGTACACATTCATTAGCTGTGGATATTACTCCGCTGGGAACACCAACTGTTGCTCAATCTCATGCCAGCTTATTTCCTTCGTCTGACATATCTCCAGCTTTGGATATAAACGGAATATCCCACTTTCCTACACAAATATCAATTGAGTCCAGTTGGAAATACATAGATACTCAGGGACAAACACATGGTCCATTCACTACCCAATTAATGTCGCAATGGTATATCGGTGGCTATTTCGCTTCAACTCTTCAGATTTCAAGAGTAGGCAACACTCCGGAAACACTTGGAATAAACGATGTTTTTATCACCTTGGGAGAATTGATGACAAAACTCCAGAAGTATGATACAGATCCATTTAGCACTTTTGACAAAGTGCACGCCCAATCAACCAATCCCGATCTTATCAGTCTGAATCTGGCCCCTTACCCGAACGAAGTTACTGCCGTTACTACTGACACTATTCAAGCTACtgaaaatgattttttcaagccATTGACACATGAGAATATATGGGATATGGATGGTGGTACTACGACGAAAGAGGTTGACATCAAATTAGGTTCTGTGGCCGCCGCCGatcaaagaaatataaCCCCCAAATCAGAACACAAATCAGCCAATGCAATTGAGGCGAggagaaaggaaaaagctGAAGCCATGGCAAAGGCGTTGTtggaagaacaagaaaggCGTAATCAAGaactaaaaagaaaagaagaggttcagttgttgaagaaacagAGACAAAAGGAGGAACAAgagttattgaaaaaactaaaGGAAGAAAGGGAGTTgttaaaaaaacaaaaggaaagggAAACTTTGGAATCAGAAAGGCAAAGACAAGTTGAAAAGACAAACAAGGCGATGCAAGCGCGAGCAGAAGTTTCGAAAATTTCGAAAGATTTACCCTCGTTGAACGCCTTAAAGGCCAAGTCAATACCATGGGCTTCGAAAGTCAAAATCGATAGTCCAGTCGAAACTATAGTAAAAAATGGCGTGTCCAGCAACGAAacgaagaaagaagagtcTACGAATTTACAACAGAGAAatattaaagaagaaaagcaaaagcaagaaTCAAAGTTTGTACTAAACTGGGCCAACAAATCCAGCCCACCACCAGATCAAACAATTGATATAAAATCACagttccaaaaaaatgtaaagaACGTGAACGTGAACGTGAAAGAAACCCCTTCATTAAAGGAATTGGAAGACCCgaatttcattgaagaacaaaagaagtTATGGGAAAAGGTTCAAAGCTCTTCCAGGCAAATAAGATCCACCAATCCTGCCTCTACTCCCACAACTTCCTGGACCACGGTGACTTCGAAGGCGAAAACGGCTATTGGCACCGTTGTTTCTTCCTCTAAAGCTAATACTGGTTCGAACTCTTCGACAACGATAACAACCAATACAACACCTACGGCAAGTACATTTGCCAGTTTGAACAGTGTTTCTCCGCGTCAGGAATTTATTAGATGGTGCAAATCACAGATGAAACTAAATTCTGGAATAACAAACAATAATGTCTTAGAACTATTACTGAGCTTACCCACGGGGCCGGAATCCAAGGAGTTGATTCAGGAAACCATTTATGCCAATAGTGACGTTATGGATGGTAGAAGGTTTGCTACTGAATTCATCAGGAGACGTGCTGAATGTGAGAAACAAGGCAGTGATCCGCTAAGTTGGAACGAGGCATTGGCTCTTTCAGgcaatgatgatgatgactGGGAGTTCCAGGTTGTTAGCAAAAAGAAGGGTAGAAAGCACTGA